The following are encoded together in the Anopheles nili chromosome 3, idAnoNiliSN_F5_01, whole genome shotgun sequence genome:
- the LOC128726386 gene encoding lanC-like protein 3 homolog isoform X2 — translation MGTRFFANPFPDYGGGPIQRCDDHIKGLIQSYVNLIVENTKPDRNTDQRGDLYVGDAGIAYMFLKLHDAGIFGQEALQYAKQYIINAKALAARYAARPEERCSFLCGNAGVYAVSAAIAHRHNAKQELDEDLRCFATGIEVCKRLDFNKNGSDEILFGRAGYLSGIYWLHQTIDRKLFSQEVLSVICTTTLESGKRHRTGLLPLYYQCYGDDYLGAAHGTSAIMHMLLESPLQLNLSSVEMSLVKNTVDGLLGLQDSEGNFPTTLQDCVRRTRSESLVHWCHGAAGIVYLMAKAYLVFQEQRYLQSCIRSADLVWRKGLLRKGPGICHGVAGSGYVFLLLYRLTSDPKYLHRALKFMEFLTHEEFIRNARNPDCPFSLYEGYAGTVCFLIDLLRPEKAAFPFMDVFEKKF, via the exons ATGGGTACTAGATTCTTTGCGAACCCATTTCCGGATTACGGTGGTGGGCCGATTCAGCGATGTGATGACCATATTAAGGGACTGATTCAATCATACGTAAACTTGATAGTTGAAAATACCAAGCCCGACCGCAACACCGACCAACGTGGGGATTTATATGTGGGGGATGCGG GAATTGCCTACATGTTCTTGAAGCTTCACGATGCGGGAATATTTGGACAGGAAGCGTTGCAGTATGCTAAGCAGTATATCATTAACGCCAAAGCACTGGCTGCGAGGTACGCGGCACGACCCGAGGAACGTTGCTCGTTTTTATGCGGCAACGCTGGCGTGTACGCAGTGTCAGCGGCCATTGCTCACCGGCATAACGCGAAGCAAGAATTAGACGAAGATCTGCGCTGCTTTGCAACCGGCATCGAGGTTTGCAAGCGCCTCGATTTTAACAAGAACGGCAGCGACGAGATTCTGTTTGGACGGGCCGGATACCTGTCCGGCATCTATTGGCTGCACCAGACGATCGATCGCAAGCTTTTCTCCCAGGAAGTGCTGAGTGTCATCTGCACCACTACCCTCGAGAGTGGCAAACGCCATCGGACCGGTCTTCTACCTCTCTACTATCAGTGCTACGGGGACGATTACCTTGGGGCCGCCCACGGGACATCCGCTATCATGCACATGTTGCTCGAGTCACCTCTGCAGCTAAACCTGAGCAGCGTGGAAATGTCGCTAGTCAAGAACACGGTCGATGGGCTGCTCGGACTGCAGGACAGTGAGGGCAACTTTCCGACCACGCTGCAGGACTGCGTGAGGCGTACGCGCAGCGAATCGCTCGTGCACTGGTGCCACGGTGCGGCCGGCATAGTTTACCTGATGGCCAAAGCATATCTCGTGTTTCAGGAGCAGCGCTACCTGCAGTCGTGCATTCGCAGCGCGGACCTCGTGTGGCGGAAAGGGTTGCTGCGTAAGGGACCCGGCATCTGCCACGGTGTGGCCGGTAGTGGATACGTTTTTCTGCTGCTCTACCGGCTCACGTCTGATCCGAAGTATCTGCACCGGGCGCTCAAGTTCATGGAATTTCTGACGCACGAGGAATTCATTCGGAATGCGCGCAACCCGGACTGTCCGTTCAGCTTGTACGAGGGCTACGCCGGAACGGTGTGCTTTCTCATCGATCTGCTGCGCCCGGAAAAGGCCGCCTTTCCGTTTATGgatgtgtttgaaaaaaaattctaa
- the LOC128726386 gene encoding lanC-like protein 3 homolog isoform X1 codes for MCKQFLPYILPMGTRFFANPFPDYGGGPIQRCDDHIKGLIQSYVNLIVENTKPDRNTDQRGDLYVGDAGIAYMFLKLHDAGIFGQEALQYAKQYIINAKALAARYAARPEERCSFLCGNAGVYAVSAAIAHRHNAKQELDEDLRCFATGIEVCKRLDFNKNGSDEILFGRAGYLSGIYWLHQTIDRKLFSQEVLSVICTTTLESGKRHRTGLLPLYYQCYGDDYLGAAHGTSAIMHMLLESPLQLNLSSVEMSLVKNTVDGLLGLQDSEGNFPTTLQDCVRRTRSESLVHWCHGAAGIVYLMAKAYLVFQEQRYLQSCIRSADLVWRKGLLRKGPGICHGVAGSGYVFLLLYRLTSDPKYLHRALKFMEFLTHEEFIRNARNPDCPFSLYEGYAGTVCFLIDLLRPEKAAFPFMDVFEKKF; via the exons ATGTGTAAACAATTT CTGCCGTATATTCTCCCTATGGGTACTAGATTCTTTGCGAACCCATTTCCGGATTACGGTGGTGGGCCGATTCAGCGATGTGATGACCATATTAAGGGACTGATTCAATCATACGTAAACTTGATAGTTGAAAATACCAAGCCCGACCGCAACACCGACCAACGTGGGGATTTATATGTGGGGGATGCGG GAATTGCCTACATGTTCTTGAAGCTTCACGATGCGGGAATATTTGGACAGGAAGCGTTGCAGTATGCTAAGCAGTATATCATTAACGCCAAAGCACTGGCTGCGAGGTACGCGGCACGACCCGAGGAACGTTGCTCGTTTTTATGCGGCAACGCTGGCGTGTACGCAGTGTCAGCGGCCATTGCTCACCGGCATAACGCGAAGCAAGAATTAGACGAAGATCTGCGCTGCTTTGCAACCGGCATCGAGGTTTGCAAGCGCCTCGATTTTAACAAGAACGGCAGCGACGAGATTCTGTTTGGACGGGCCGGATACCTGTCCGGCATCTATTGGCTGCACCAGACGATCGATCGCAAGCTTTTCTCCCAGGAAGTGCTGAGTGTCATCTGCACCACTACCCTCGAGAGTGGCAAACGCCATCGGACCGGTCTTCTACCTCTCTACTATCAGTGCTACGGGGACGATTACCTTGGGGCCGCCCACGGGACATCCGCTATCATGCACATGTTGCTCGAGTCACCTCTGCAGCTAAACCTGAGCAGCGTGGAAATGTCGCTAGTCAAGAACACGGTCGATGGGCTGCTCGGACTGCAGGACAGTGAGGGCAACTTTCCGACCACGCTGCAGGACTGCGTGAGGCGTACGCGCAGCGAATCGCTCGTGCACTGGTGCCACGGTGCGGCCGGCATAGTTTACCTGATGGCCAAAGCATATCTCGTGTTTCAGGAGCAGCGCTACCTGCAGTCGTGCATTCGCAGCGCGGACCTCGTGTGGCGGAAAGGGTTGCTGCGTAAGGGACCCGGCATCTGCCACGGTGTGGCCGGTAGTGGATACGTTTTTCTGCTGCTCTACCGGCTCACGTCTGATCCGAAGTATCTGCACCGGGCGCTCAAGTTCATGGAATTTCTGACGCACGAGGAATTCATTCGGAATGCGCGCAACCCGGACTGTCCGTTCAGCTTGTACGAGGGCTACGCCGGAACGGTGTGCTTTCTCATCGATCTGCTGCGCCCGGAAAAGGCCGCCTTTCCGTTTATGgatgtgtttgaaaaaaaattctaa
- the LOC128726084 gene encoding GTP:AMP phosphotransferase AK3, mitochondrial → MASGKLFRTIIMGAPGSGKGTVSGRIVKSFNLKHISSGDLLRSNIEKRTELGLIAEKYIREGKLVPDIYITRCILSELDQIQAHSWLLDGFPRTREQAEDLWKQEQIDTVINLDVPFEVIIDRIRSRWVHLPSGRVYNVGFNDPKTPGRDDETGEPLSQRPDDNPVAVRKRLEVYDACTRPINAYFNEKGVLATFKGSTTDEIWPHVKQYLEAKLK, encoded by the coding sequence ATGGCGAGCGGAAAACTGTTTCGGACTATTATCATGGGAGCACCCGGTTCGGGAAAAGGAACTGTGTCCGGACGAATTGTTAAAAGCTTTAATTTAAAGCACATCTCAAGCGGTGATTTGTTGCGATCCAACATTGAAAAACGCACAGAACTTGGACTGATCGCCGAAAAGTACATCCGAGAGGGCAAATTGGTGCCAGATATTTACATAACCAGGTGTATATTGAGCGAACTCGATCAAATCCAGGCGCATTCGTGGCTGCTGGACGGGTTCCCTAGGACCCGCGAGCAGGCGGAAGATCTGTGGAAGCAGGAGCAAATAGACACAGTCATTAATTTAGACGTGCCTTTCGAGGTGATCATCGACCGAATACGAAGCCGTTGGGTGCACTTACCAAGTGGACGGGTGTACAATGTTGGATTCAACGATCCCAAGACGCCGGGTCGTGATGATGAGACTGGCGAGCCACTCAGTCAACGGCCTGATGATAATCCGGTTGCCGTGAGAAAGCGGCTGGAGGTTTACGACGCGTGCACGCGTCCAATAAACGCGTATTTCAATGAAAAAGGCGTGTTGGCGACATTCAAAGGAAGTACTACCGACGAAATATGGCCTCATGTAAAACAATATCTTGAGGCAAAGCTGAAGTAG
- the LOC128722760 gene encoding tetratricopeptide repeat protein 14 produces MSQLPLCRDLIERTLGYHGKPFQKIWETERLEDELSHLGIGNNVDFSVYNERQKHFSFQDRAKRLKLHQFMARNADIFYHPFPFPKTLMGDFKNDTNFVIPPLEVFLDSEANGNTEHLLKTVLPGDVVYGTVISYKHFVALIFRPLVIVGNMTSLIRNKSVKGTISNNLLPDEHEHHAKFFYTNDFICCEVVNVVPDARRLICTMQRSPKSRSPESITYGLIKKEELPAIYKLAVNRGERVSYEEFLEKSPSFHDPSYTEQLYIDAGLDSGQFYTNMSSLKGRYPSQEYAAELRNSQNSKWAFRSVAQGIEHFKEGRHAEAFQCLNKALSMDPRNVEGLVARGALYANSGSFKKAVDDFEAALKLNPSHANARKYMGETLVALGRSYEEENRFEEAKKAYQDCLNIIPHHEEAQTSLEFLKTKPSFTGKQIVEPTELELPALNIVKPSSSDRNKQEPDTSGGSGAFGGSSSKRDNNEGSRKERKKESKKDRKKRHKKHHSSSSDSSSDSSESSDSSSDSTSSTSSASSSSSDSSGSRNKKRKRSKNDKKPKSVSPLGKRMSLGVRGGAGTGELVGYPIGGQGSVFGHGSNHGQSGLDDYEQKVRKFLEMPRDEENYEEKVRRFVAEASKYQKERKQMEDKSKKKKKKDEKKSKKESKKKRKSDEKKKSKKKDKGGADDDGMGKDKLREALKIFENFPVLDELGSKLNEYYTKMEKQQSVGGSLAEALFDILGDGAGGSGGAGTSRGKTSDLLDLDRVTGVGGDDNAKDGKWRMMFNKDKRPTKEPVPAGASTSGMGAKQHPFSNESDEESTGAAAGPSYGGSKMQHGSDQRGATGSRFSGRYGDDRSSGLEKSKPAATSQMPPVKSGPVVLDKFGNFRLASADVPSAAGGSKPPEPAVAPPMRRSRSKSRHRTYGSSRSRSRSRSERRRSRSGSFRRRFSRSRSRSFSRSRSGSYSRSRSRSRSFERRRFDRRFYRGGRGGGGGGYGDRMMPFGGNRFNNSRGHYRRGGFRDFRDNRFMGGRGGGMMDRGGRDRPPFRPRYRGRFQRSYSRSMSKSPDRRPISPGDDRPRHHNRRGDSRDRGTGGQRGGDSRERSSPSGRRSRGDSRDNQRDREDSPELDQRRRHSEDRDSLKRTKDDATTPGSAGSGKVVRGSSSGRGGDDVAEDSSPGSSSAGKPRRRRSSSGGSQRSSGSNKIPHDVEGRWADDEQKKSQRRDAAESSGPEGSGAAASAAVTDDEVSLEDLEKMLTKARKERKEEMLERNKDLHKKTTGSGY; encoded by the exons ATGAGTCAGTTGCCGCTTTGCCGGGATCTGATTGAGCGAACCCTCGGATACCACGGGAAGCCATTTCAGAAAATATGGGAAACGGAGCGCTTGGAAGACGAACTGTCACATCTCGGCATTGGAAACAATGTGGATTTTTCCGTCTACAACGAGCGGCAGAAGCACTTTTCCTTTCAGGATCGAGCCAAACGGCTAAAGTTGCATCAGTTCATGGCACGGAATGCAGACATATTTTATCacccttttccatttcccaaaaCATTGATGGGTGATTTCAAAAATG ATACAAATTTTGTGATACCGCCGTTGGAAGTGTTTTTGGACTCGGAGGCGAATGGAAACACAGAGCATCTGTTGAAG ACCGTGCTACCAGGGGACGTTGTGTATGGAACAGTTATATCATATAAACATTTTGTTGCACTTATATTCAGACCGCTTGTTATAGTTGGTAATATGACGTCATTAATTCGAAACAAGTCTGTGAAG GGTACCATATCAAACAATCTGCTGCC TGATGAGCATGAGCATCATGCTAAATTTTTTTACACTAACGATTTCATCTGTTGTGAGGTGGTCAACGTTGTGCCCGATGCCCGCCGATTGATCTGTACTATGCAGCGTAGCCCTAAAAGTCGTTCGCCAGAATCGATAACGTATGGgttgataaaaaaggaagaattACCGGCAATTTACAA GTTAGCTGTAAATCGGGGGGAGCGTGTGAGTTACGAGGAGTTTCTTGAAAAGTCGCCTTCATTTCATGATCCAAGTTATACAGAGCAACTATACATAGACGCTGGATTGGATAGTGGACAATTCTATACGAATATGTCGAGCTTGAAAGGGAGATATCCCTCGCAGGAGTATGCGGCTGAACTGCGCAACTCGCAGAACAGCAAATGGGCGTTTAG ATCGGTCGCACAAGGAATTGAGCATTTTAAAGAAGGTCGCCACGCAGAGGCCTTCCAGTGTCTCAATAAAGCGTTAAGTATGGATCCACGGAACGTCGAAGGTTTGGTTGCGCGCGGGGCTTTGTACGCCAACAGCGGTTCTTTCAAGAAAGCAGTCGATGATTTTGAGGCGGCATTGAAGCTGAATCCTTCGCATGCTAATGCGCGTAAGTATATGGGTGAGACGTTGGTTGCTCTCGGACGCAGCTATGAGGAGGAAAACCGCttcgaagaagcgaaaaaagcatACCAGGATTGTCTGAACATCATTCCACACCACGAAGAGGCCCAAACATCACTGGAATTTTTGAAGACGAAACCGTCGTTCACTGGCAAGCAAATAGTGGAACCGACAGAGCTGGAACTACCCG CTCTTAACATCGTCAAACCGTCATCGAGCGATCGTAACAAACAGGAACCGGATACATCAGGTGGGAGCGGTGCATTTGGGGGAAGTAGCAGCAAGCGCGATAATAACGAAGGCTCGCGTAAGGAACgtaagaaagaaagcaagaaagatCGCAAAAAACGCCATAAGAAACATCACAGTAGCTCCAGCGATTCTAGCTCCGACAGCTCGGAGAGCAGCGATTCGAGCAGTGATTCCActagcagcaccagcagtgcATCGTCCAGCAGTTCCG ACTCATCCGGCTCGCGCAATAAGAAGCGCAAACGCTCGAAGAACGATAAGAAGCCAAAGTCGGTCTCACCGTTGGGTAAGCGCATGTCGCTTGGAGTTCGTGGCGGCGCTGGAACAGGCGAACTGGTTGGTTACCCAATCGGTGGCCAAGGCAGCGTCTTCGGGCATGGTTCTAATCACGGTCAGTCAGGATTAGATGATTACGAACAGAAG GTGCGTAAGTTTTTGGAAATGCCGCGCGACGAGGAGAACTACGAAGAAAAGGTTCGTAGATTTGTGGCCGAAGCGAGCAAGTACCAAAAGGAACGCAAGCAGATGGAGGACAagtcgaagaaaaagaagaagaaggacgagaaaaagTCCAAGAAggagagcaagaaaaagcgcaaatccgacgagaagaaaaaatctaaGAAGAAGGATAAGGGCGGCGCTGACGACGACGGGATGGGCAAGGACAAGCTTCGCGAAGCTCTCAA AATCTTTGAAAATTTCCCTGTCCTGGACGAGCTTGGTTCGAAGCTCAACGAGTACTACACCAAAATGGAAAAGCAGCAGTCCGTCGGTGGATCGCTCGCGGAAGCATTGTTTGATATCTTAGGTGATGGCGCAGGCGGAAGCGGTGGCGCTGGAACTTCACGAG GTAAGACGTCGGATCTGCTGGATTTGGACCGGGTAACAGGTGTTGGTGGTGACGACAACGCCAAGGATGGCAAGTGGCGCATGATGTTCAATAAGGACAAGCGTCCCACGAAAGAGCCCGTTCCCGCCGGCGCCTCGACCAGCGGTATGGGTGCGAAACAGCACCCGTTCAGTAACGAATCGGACGAGGAGTCGACCGGTGCCGCGGCAGGACCATCGTACGGTGGGTCGAAAATGCAGCATGGTTCCGACCAGCGGGGAGCAACTGGCAGCCGGTTCAGTGGCCGTTACGGGGATGACCGTAGCAGTGGCCTGGAGAAGAGCAAACCCGCCGCCACTTCGCAGATGCCACCCGTCAAGTCCGGCCCGGTGGTGTTGGATAAGTTCGGTAATTTCCGTCTCGCTTCAGCCGATGTCCCTTCAGCGGCCGGTGGCTCGAAGCCGCCGGAACCGGCCGTAGCGCCTCCGATGCGTCGATCGCGCAGCAAATCCCGCCACCGCACGTACGGTAGCTCCCGATCCCGCTCTCGATCGCGCAGCGAAAGACGTCGTTCGCGATCGGGCAGCTTCCGGCGTCGGTTCAGCCGGTCCCGGTCTCGATCGTTCAGCCGATCGCGTTCTGGCAGCTACTCGCGTAGCCGGTCACGGTCGCGCAGCTTCGAACGACGTCGTTTCGATCGGCGCTTCTATCGCGGTGGtcgtggcggcggtggcggaggCTACGGGGACCGGATGATGCCATTCGGAGGCAATCGGTTCAACAACTCGCGTGGTCACTATCGCCGTGGTGGCTTCCGCGATTTCAGAGACAACCGCTTCATGGGAGGACGTGGAGGTGGTATGATGGATCGCGGCGGGCGCGATAGACCTCCGTTCCGTCCGCGGTATCGCGGTCGCTTTCAGCGTTCATACAGCCGCAGTATGAGCAAATCGCCCGATCGTCGTCCGATCAGTCCGGGGGACGATCGACCTCGGCATCATAATCGACGTGGGGACAGCCGCGATCGAGGCACGGGGGGTCAGCGGGGTGGCGATAGTCGGGAGCGTTCATCGCCATCGGGCCGACGCAGTCGAGGGGACAGCCGCGATAACCAGCGTGATCGCGAAGACAGTCCGGAACTCGATCAACGCCGTCGCCATTCGGAGGATCGTGACTCGTTGAAGCGAACGAAGGATGATGCGACCACTCCTGGTAGTGCCGGATCTGGCAAGGTAGTGCGCGGTTCTTCTAGCGGACGGGGAGGAGATGACGTGGCCGAAGACAGCTCGCCCGGTTCGTCTAGTGCTGGAAAGCCGCGGCGTCGTCGGTCGTCTTCAGGCGGAAGTCAGCGCTCGAGCGGATCGAATAAGATACCGCATGACGTCGAGGGACGCTGGGCAGACGACGAGCAGAAGAAATCGCAACGACGTGACGCTGCGGAATCGTCCGGACCGGAAGGTTCCGGCGCTGCTGCATCCGCCGCTGTAACCGATGACGAAGTATCATTGGAAGATTTGGAGAAAATGCTGACAAAGGCACGCAAggagcgaaaggaagaaatGCTGGAGCGCAACAAAGACTTGCATAAAAAGACGACCGGAAGTGGATATTGA